GCTGCCGTATCATTTTGTCCGCTTCTTGATCGGCCGCGGAACCCGGATGAGTCAATTGGTAAGCCGCGGCACCCTCGCACAGCCGATTGTCATTACCAAACATCGAACGATGGCTGAAACGCTGAAGCTTTTTATGCGCGAAAAATATCATTTAATCTATGTCGTCAACGAAGTTGGGCGCATACAAGCTGTGCTGCCAGAGCAGCAAATTGTGAGCGGTTATTTGGATGGAAAAAAACCGGGGAGTGCAGTTTCCGATCTTTTCATGTAAAATAACTGTTGAGGTGAACATGTATGAAGCAACTTATAATTCACTGCGCACCCGAACTTACACAGGCGGCATTGCTGGAAGACGGTCGTCTTGTTGAGTATGATACGCAGTATCCGCTTGATTCCCAAAGAGCAGGCAGCATCTACATGGGTCGCATCGTCAACGTTCTTCCCGGCATGCAGGCGGCATTCGTCGATATCGGACTTGCGAAGAATGCCTTTCTATATATAGACGATCTCCTCCCTGTCCATTTGGACAAGCAACCTAAGATTAAACCCTCCATAACGGAGCTCGCTGAAGTTGGACAGACGCTGATGGTGCAAGTTACCAAGGATCCCCAAGGTACCAAAGGTGCAAGAGTAACGACGCATATCTCCATTCCCGGTCGTTGGATTGTGTATATGCCGGATGCTGATTATATTGCCATTTCCCGCAAAATTGATTTGGAAGCGGAAAGACAGCGGCTCAAGCAATTGGCTGAAGGCAGTCTGCTGCCTGGTGAAGGCGTCATTCTTCGAACAGGATCCATCGGTCAAAGTGAAGAATCCATTCGCGATGATTTGCAAAATTTACGGGACTTGTGGCAAACGATTCGCTCCAAAATGGAGGAAGCGCATGCGCCAGCTCAGTTGTATCAAGATTTAGAACTCCTTCCCAGACTAACGCGGGATGTCATCTCGGATGACGTGAATGAAGTATGGCTCAACGAAGCCAAAGTGTATGAAGAAATGAGGCAGCTGCTTCGCAAGCAGCACCCCAATTGGCGAGGCAGAGTTGCTTATTATGACCGCAAAACCCCGCTTTTTGATCAGTTTGGCGTGACGGAAGAACTTAATGTTAGTTTCCGACGAAAGATTTGGCTGCCTAGCGGAGGTTATTTAATTATTGATCAAACCGAAGCGCTGACAGTTATTGATGTGAATACAGGCAGATATACCGGATCCATTAATTTGGAGCAGACAGTCACAGATATTAATCGAGAAGCAGCTGGAGAAATTCCAAGACTTCTGCGTCTTCGCAATATCAGGGGGATTATTATTGTGGATTTCATCGATATGATCTCAGAATTAAACCGCGCCGCTGTTATGGACACCATGACGCAAGCGGTACGCAAGGATCGCTCCAAAACGATTATTGTTGGTTGGACGAAGTTAGGCTTACTCGAAATGACGCGCAAACGCAAATAAAGATTGCATATCAAAATGTTTCTGTGATATAATACTCGGAGTGTGTTGTTTAGGCATGCTGTAACCGCACGAATCGGGTTTAAGCACGGAACGGATTTTGATCCTGACCGTCACCTGGACAAGGCGAGTCTGAGACATGAGGAGGTAATGAAAATGTACGCAATTATTGAAACAGGTGGTAAACAGTACAAAGTTCAAGAGGGCGATGTTCTTTACATCGAGAAATTGAACGCTGCTGAAGGTGAAGTTGTTTCTTTTGATCGTGTGTTCCTGGTTTCCAAAGAGAGTGGCTTAGTAGTAGGTGCTCCATTGGTAGCTGGTGCTTCAGTTTCCGCGAAAGTGGAGAAACACGGCAAAGGCGCTAAAGTCATCGTTTATAAGTACAAACCGAAAAAGAACTATCACAAAAAGCAAGGTCATCGTCAACCGTACACAAGAGTAGTTGTAGAGAAAATCCAAGCGTAATAGGCTGACTTATGATCTACGTGACCATAAAGCGTCTTGAACCGGATTCGCCTCATATCTTATCTTATGTAGTAGAAGG
Above is a genomic segment from Paenibacillus sp. HWE-109 containing:
- a CDS encoding Rne/Rng family ribonuclease: MKQLIIHCAPELTQAALLEDGRLVEYDTQYPLDSQRAGSIYMGRIVNVLPGMQAAFVDIGLAKNAFLYIDDLLPVHLDKQPKIKPSITELAEVGQTLMVQVTKDPQGTKGARVTTHISIPGRWIVYMPDADYIAISRKIDLEAERQRLKQLAEGSLLPGEGVILRTGSIGQSEESIRDDLQNLRDLWQTIRSKMEEAHAPAQLYQDLELLPRLTRDVISDDVNEVWLNEAKVYEEMRQLLRKQHPNWRGRVAYYDRKTPLFDQFGVTEELNVSFRRKIWLPSGGYLIIDQTEALTVIDVNTGRYTGSINLEQTVTDINREAAGEIPRLLRLRNIRGIIIVDFIDMISELNRAAVMDTMTQAVRKDRSKTIIVGWTKLGLLEMTRKRK
- the rplU gene encoding 50S ribosomal protein L21 — encoded protein: MYAIIETGGKQYKVQEGDVLYIEKLNAAEGEVVSFDRVFLVSKESGLVVGAPLVAGASVSAKVEKHGKGAKVIVYKYKPKKNYHKKQGHRQPYTRVVVEKIQA